The proteins below come from a single Streptomyces sp. B3I8 genomic window:
- a CDS encoding DUF3040 domain-containing protein, producing the protein MPLSEHEQRMLEQMERALYAEDPKFATALEGSALRTYTRRRVYQAVAGFLVGIALLMAGMVAQQIWVSVVGFLVMLGCAVLAVTGWRKAPKPGEQAAGPPAARPSRQRRSMMDRIEQRWQRRRDEQGQ; encoded by the coding sequence GTGCCGCTCTCGGAGCACGAGCAGCGAATGCTCGAGCAGATGGAGCGAGCGCTGTACGCCGAAGATCCCAAGTTCGCGACAGCGCTTGAGGGAAGCGCGCTGCGTACGTACACCCGGCGACGGGTCTACCAGGCGGTGGCGGGCTTCCTCGTAGGTATCGCGCTCCTCATGGCCGGAATGGTCGCACAGCAGATCTGGGTCAGTGTGGTCGGGTTCCTGGTCATGCTGGGCTGTGCGGTGCTCGCTGTGACGGGCTGGCGTAAGGCTCCCAAACCGGGCGAACAGGCGGCCGGGCCGCCGGCGGCCCGGCCGAGCAGACAGCGACGCTCCATGATGGACCGCATCGAACAACGCTGGCAGCGCCGCCGAGACGAACAGGGCCAGTAG
- a CDS encoding methyltransferase, producing the protein MSDPMRPRASLRTAVVWEVLQDALDRRVKVTGRDVLDVLDTGGGSGNFAVPVARLGHRVTVVDPSPNALFALERRAAEAGVADRVRGVQGDAHGLFDVIERGGHDAVLCHGVLEYVDDPGEGVRNAVAALRPGGVLSLLAAGLGGAVLARALAGHFKEARQALDDPNGRWGDADPVPHRFTAGQLTALVEDAGLRVAAVHGVRVFADLVPGVLVDTEPGALEALLALEAAAAEHTAFHAVATQLHVLGETGPGETGPGDTGPGETGPGETASGGTRGADGA; encoded by the coding sequence CAAGGTCACGGGCCGGGACGTGCTCGACGTGCTCGACACCGGGGGCGGCAGTGGCAACTTCGCCGTGCCCGTCGCCCGGCTCGGCCACCGCGTCACCGTCGTCGACCCCAGCCCCAACGCGCTGTTCGCCCTGGAGCGCCGGGCGGCCGAGGCGGGCGTCGCCGACCGGGTGCGGGGCGTGCAGGGCGACGCCCACGGCCTGTTCGACGTGATCGAGCGCGGCGGACACGACGCCGTGCTGTGCCACGGGGTCCTGGAATACGTGGACGATCCCGGGGAGGGCGTGCGCAACGCGGTGGCCGCGCTGCGCCCCGGCGGCGTGCTCAGCCTGCTCGCCGCCGGCCTCGGCGGTGCCGTGCTCGCGCGCGCCCTCGCCGGGCACTTCAAGGAGGCCCGCCAGGCCCTCGACGACCCGAACGGCCGATGGGGGGACGCCGACCCCGTGCCGCACCGTTTCACCGCCGGACAGCTCACCGCGCTCGTCGAGGACGCGGGGCTGCGGGTGGCCGCCGTGCACGGCGTGCGCGTCTTCGCCGATCTCGTCCCCGGGGTGCTGGTGGACACCGAGCCCGGGGCCCTGGAGGCGCTGCTCGCGCTGGAGGCCGCAGCGGCCGAGCACACTGCCTTCCACGCCGTGGCCACCCAGCTCCACGTTCTCGGCGAGACGGGTCCCGGCGAGACGGGTCCCGGCGACACGGGTCCCGGTGAGACTGGTCCGGGCGAGACGGCTTCCGGTGGAACGCGAGGGGCGGACGGGGCCTGA